A part of Desulfobacter sp. genomic DNA contains:
- a CDS encoding NifB/NifX family molybdenum-iron cluster-binding protein: MKIAITAQGTDLDAQVDPRFGRAAYIIVADTDTLEFEVIDNETNKNAFKGAGIQAASSIADKGAQVLLTGFCGPNAFKTLDAAGVKVANDAQGTIREAIDAFKAGKFEYADAANTDGHW; the protein is encoded by the coding sequence ATGAAAATAGCCATCACTGCACAGGGAACAGACCTGGACGCCCAGGTGGACCCCAGGTTCGGCAGGGCCGCCTACATCATCGTGGCGGACACCGACACCCTTGAGTTCGAAGTCATTGACAACGAAACCAACAAAAACGCCTTCAAAGGCGCCGGCATCCAGGCGGCCTCAAGCATTGCGGACAAAGGCGCTCAGGTGCTCCTCACCGGATTCTGCGGCCCCAATGCCTTCAAAACCCTGGACGCGGCCGGCGTAAAAGTGGCCAATGACGCCCAGGGCACTATCAGGGAGGCCATTGACGCCTTCAAGGCAGGCAAGTTCGAATATGCCGACGCGGCCAACACCGACGGCCACTGGTAG
- a CDS encoding methyl-accepting chemotaxis protein, whose product MGIRFKSIKSELVIISSAAIGVLLIGILVFSSIRLSKDTEERIEQGLHASLQLAVQKIQGFFQTRGRVVETFLANPQLTDWFNNYTERQKDLSNDADYKKITRMFDTLVKSDDPIKASFFASAHTGEYFDNSGRYENPDYYATKRPWWGKALKKGGLFVTKPEIDYNDKTVVCSIKQTVYNDHKELIGIAGIDILLSTLQEDIKAKLKYQGQGEAFVINHDGSIIFFPAKDSQAKDIKTLSDVDAVIENSGGFARLASEMVSKKSGIQDVRWGGTTHLVGFEPIMLETPNIKWIAGIIIPETIKSDPVKKSVLHASYGVLGILITLILIILYVARRISLPLNRLVDAMEDVAQGEGDLTYRLDDNNSNEIGLLARWFNAFLEKLQGIIKSIAGNSEKLSSSSKELLTISKEMAGGAEQMSQKFNTVAAAADEMSSNMTAVASASEQSSSNINMVSAAAEEMTGTINEIAQNTEKTRATASEAAKRAHQASDNINSLSRAAQEIGQVVETITDISEQTNLLALNATIEAARAGEAGKGFAVVASEIKDLANQTAKATLEIKENIDGIQSSTKLTVSEIEQVTQGISEANEMIDTVAAAVEEQSITTKEIASNVNQAALGIQDVTQSVTQSSTVANEIARDITEVNQEAQKMSENSSRVNANADDLKTLSDELNRTVDQFKV is encoded by the coding sequence ATGGGAATACGATTTAAATCAATCAAATCGGAACTTGTCATCATTTCGTCCGCTGCAATCGGAGTGCTTTTAATCGGGATCCTGGTCTTTTCCAGCATACGCCTCTCAAAGGATACCGAGGAACGGATCGAACAGGGCCTGCACGCCAGCCTTCAGCTTGCGGTCCAAAAAATCCAGGGCTTTTTTCAGACCCGGGGGAGAGTGGTCGAAACCTTTCTTGCCAATCCCCAGTTGACGGACTGGTTCAACAATTACACGGAGAGACAAAAGGACCTGTCCAATGACGCTGATTACAAAAAAATCACCCGAATGTTTGATACCCTTGTCAAAAGCGACGATCCCATAAAGGCCTCTTTTTTTGCAAGCGCCCACACAGGAGAGTACTTTGACAACAGCGGCAGGTATGAGAATCCAGATTATTATGCCACGAAGCGGCCATGGTGGGGGAAGGCGCTTAAGAAAGGCGGCCTTTTCGTAACAAAACCGGAAATTGATTATAATGACAAAACAGTTGTCTGTTCAATCAAACAAACCGTTTACAACGACCATAAAGAACTGATCGGGATTGCAGGTATCGATATCCTGCTGTCCACCCTGCAAGAGGATATCAAAGCAAAACTCAAATACCAGGGTCAGGGGGAGGCCTTTGTCATAAACCATGACGGTTCCATTATTTTCTTCCCTGCCAAGGACAGCCAGGCAAAGGATATAAAAACGCTGTCCGACGTGGATGCCGTCATAGAAAATTCAGGCGGCTTTGCCCGGCTTGCCAGTGAAATGGTCAGCAAAAAAAGTGGAATCCAGGATGTGAGATGGGGGGGGACAACCCATCTGGTAGGATTTGAGCCAATTATGCTTGAAACCCCCAACATAAAATGGATTGCGGGCATCATCATCCCGGAAACCATCAAAAGCGATCCTGTGAAAAAATCTGTACTCCATGCCAGTTATGGGGTACTGGGCATTTTAATCACCTTGATTTTAATCATTCTTTATGTGGCAAGAAGAATCTCACTTCCCTTGAACAGACTGGTGGATGCCATGGAGGATGTTGCCCAGGGTGAAGGTGACCTGACCTATCGTCTTGATGATAATAATTCTAATGAGATCGGACTGCTGGCCCGCTGGTTTAATGCATTTTTAGAAAAACTCCAGGGAATTATCAAAAGCATTGCCGGGAATTCTGAGAAACTGAGCAGTTCTTCCAAAGAGCTTTTAACCATTTCCAAGGAAATGGCCGGCGGCGCAGAACAAATGTCGCAAAAATTCAACACGGTTGCTGCAGCGGCAGATGAAATGAGTTCAAACATGACGGCTGTGGCCTCAGCCAGTGAGCAGTCGTCCAGCAATATCAACATGGTCTCTGCTGCTGCAGAAGAGATGACCGGGACCATCAACGAGATTGCCCAAAATACTGAAAAAACAAGGGCAACCGCCAGTGAGGCGGCCAAAAGGGCGCACCAGGCATCAGACAATATCAATAGCCTGAGCAGGGCGGCCCAGGAAATCGGTCAGGTGGTGGAAACCATCACCGATATTTCCGAGCAGACCAACCTGCTGGCATTGAACGCCACCATTGAAGCGGCAAGGGCCGGCGAGGCCGGAAAGGGGTTTGCCGTTGTTGCCAGTGAGATCAAGGATCTGGCAAATCAGACCGCAAAAGCCACGCTTGAAATCAAGGAAAATATCGACGGAATACAGAGTTCCACAAAATTGACCGTCTCTGAAATCGAGCAGGTAACCCAGGGAATCAGTGAAGCCAATGAGATGATCGATACGGTTGCCGCAGCCGTTGAAGAACAATCCATCACCACCAAAGAGATTGCAAGTAACGTGAATCAGGCCGCGCTGGGGATTCAGGATGTAACCCAAAGCGTCACCCAGAGTTCCACTGTGGCCAATGAAATTGCCAGGGATATCACCGAGGTGAACCAGGAAGCCCAAAAGATGTCGGAAAACAGCTCCAGGGTCAATGCAAATGCCGATGATCTCAAGACCCTGTCTGATGAACTCAACCGGACCGTTGACCAGTTTAAAGTATAA
- a CDS encoding P-loop NTPase, whose amino-acid sequence MIISIASGKGGTGKTTVATNLCASLGGTLTLLDCDVEEPNAHLFLKPSINRTDPVNAPVPEVDESRCTHCKKCMDICRYGAIAVAGKKVVTFPELCHSCGGCAIVCPEKCITEADRSIGVVETGTLATLPGVKFGRGLLDIGQVMAPPVIKQVRTHEAKEGLTIIDAPPGTSCPVITAMKGTDFVVMVTEPTPFGLHDLTLAVEAVKVLGLPHGLIINRAGMGNDEVKAYAQRENIPILMEIPFDKRIAMAYSRGDLLVKTLPEYKDIFKAIYTKIEKLVNDGRAA is encoded by the coding sequence CAACCTCTGCGCCAGCCTCGGAGGGACGCTTACCCTGCTTGACTGCGATGTGGAGGAGCCCAATGCCCACCTTTTCCTCAAGCCGTCCATCAACAGAACAGATCCGGTTAATGCACCGGTGCCCGAGGTGGATGAAAGCCGCTGCACCCATTGCAAAAAATGTATGGACATCTGCCGCTACGGGGCCATTGCCGTGGCCGGCAAAAAAGTGGTGACCTTTCCGGAACTCTGCCATTCCTGCGGGGGCTGCGCCATTGTCTGCCCGGAAAAATGCATAACAGAAGCGGACCGGTCCATCGGTGTCGTTGAAACCGGCACCCTGGCCACCCTGCCCGGCGTTAAATTCGGACGGGGCCTGCTGGACATCGGCCAGGTCATGGCTCCCCCGGTCATCAAACAGGTCCGGACCCATGAGGCCAAGGAAGGCCTGACCATTATCGACGCCCCGCCGGGCACCTCCTGTCCGGTGATCACCGCCATGAAAGGCACGGATTTTGTAGTTATGGTCACCGAGCCCACCCCCTTCGGCCTCCACGACCTCACCCTGGCCGTGGAAGCGGTGAAGGTACTGGGACTCCCCCACGGCCTGATCATCAACCGGGCCGGCATGGGCAATGACGAGGTAAAAGCATACGCCCAGAGGGAAAATATCCCCATCCTCATGGAGATCCCCTTTGACAAGCGCATTGCCATGGCCTACTCCCGGGGCGACCTGCTGGTCAAAACCCTGCCCGAATACAAGGACATATTCAAGGCCATATACACAAAAATCGAAAAGCTGGTGAATGACGGGAGGGCCGCATAA
- a CDS encoding RNA methyltransferase, protein MPTKKSGKPSPFEKRVKRRITGRPHTFFAACPPGLGRLTQKELAALPGRLAPLVPRPPEIREITPLAGGVEFTARLETACLAALFLGTPVRILMRMASFKAERFPALEKELTKIDWELFLPTNCTPEIRVTTRKSRLYHSDAVANRCRSAIAAGLNAAAPPGQPGQPASRFSGQTLMVRADHDRFELSLDLSGPPLFKRGIKEKVVQAPLRENLAFAILTRLGLSPGDSLLDPMCGSGTFSLEAAMIQAALPPGFFRSFAFEAWPGFKATAFAHAKNKISQTASPAASSTIFASDLDPIAVENLKTACAAHPAFARISARCCDFFDISPPATRPGVIVLNPPYGLRLGKGMDIDRFFKEIGKKLSRDFKGWRAGIIYPETRLLKALNLPLDPMPLFHGGLDLHAGLGTIPS, encoded by the coding sequence TTGCCAACTAAAAAAAGCGGCAAACCATCCCCCTTTGAAAAAAGGGTAAAACGCCGGATTACGGGCAGGCCCCACACCTTTTTCGCCGCCTGCCCCCCGGGCCTGGGCCGGTTGACCCAGAAGGAACTGGCCGCCCTTCCCGGCCGTTTGGCCCCCCTTGTGCCCAGGCCCCCCGAAATCAGGGAGATCACCCCCCTGGCCGGAGGCGTGGAATTCACCGCCCGCCTGGAAACGGCCTGCCTGGCCGCCCTCTTTCTGGGCACCCCGGTGCGTATTCTCATGCGCATGGCCAGCTTCAAGGCCGAGCGTTTCCCAGCGCTTGAAAAAGAACTGACTAAAATTGACTGGGAGCTGTTCCTGCCCACAAACTGTACCCCGGAAATCCGGGTCACCACCCGCAAATCCAGGCTCTACCATTCCGACGCCGTTGCCAACCGATGCCGCAGTGCCATCGCGGCCGGACTCAACGCCGCTGCGCCACCCGGGCAGCCCGGGCAACCCGCATCACGGTTTTCCGGCCAGACCCTGATGGTCCGGGCCGACCATGACCGGTTCGAACTCTCACTGGACCTGTCCGGCCCCCCATTATTCAAGCGGGGCATCAAGGAGAAGGTCGTCCAGGCCCCCCTGCGGGAAAACCTGGCCTTTGCCATTCTTACCCGGTTGGGCCTGTCCCCCGGGGACTCCCTGTTGGACCCCATGTGCGGCTCCGGCACCTTTTCCCTGGAAGCCGCCATGATCCAGGCCGCCCTGCCCCCTGGATTTTTCCGGTCTTTTGCCTTTGAGGCCTGGCCCGGATTTAAGGCCACCGCCTTTGCCCACGCCAAAAACAAAATCAGCCAAACCGCCTCACCGGCCGCATCCTCCACCATATTTGCATCGGACCTGGACCCTATTGCCGTGGAAAACCTCAAAACGGCCTGCGCCGCCCACCCGGCCTTTGCACGGATCTCTGCCAGGTGCTGTGATTTCTTCGACATCTCCCCCCCGGCAACCCGGCCCGGGGTCATCGTCCTGAACCCGCCCTACGGCCTGCGCCTGGGAAAGGGCATGGATATAGACCGGTTCTTCAAGGAAATCGGGAAGAAACTATCCAGGGACTTCAAAGGCTGGCGGGCCGGGATCATCTACCCTGAAACAAGGCTGCTCAAGGCCCTCAACCTCCCCCTGGACCCCATGCCCCTTTTTCACGGCGGGCTTGACCTTCACGCCGGACTGGGAACAATCCCATCCTGA
- a CDS encoding P-loop NTPase gives MKELVILSGKGGTGKTSMTAAFAALAQNNMLCDADVDAADLHLIMAPDVQETHDFVAGNEAAIRPDDCVGCGQCMELCRFDAVKPEGDIFTIDPIDCEGCGVCVDLCPEQAIDFPEKTCGQWFASQTRFGQMIHARLGIAEENSGRLVALVREEARKRVMAQRLDLLITDGPPGIGCPVIASIGQANAVLIVAEPTVSGIHDMERVADLAAHFKIKAMACVNKYDLNPDQARAIEKIAKEKNLDLVGKIPFDPAFTESMIQGRSIVETHPDSPAGHAVREIWTKVMNNPAMKLDRIC, from the coding sequence ATGAAAGAACTTGTGATTTTAAGCGGCAAAGGCGGCACCGGCAAAACCAGTATGACAGCGGCATTTGCAGCCCTGGCCCAAAACAACATGCTCTGCGACGCCGATGTGGACGCCGCCGACCTCCATCTGATCATGGCCCCGGATGTCCAGGAGACCCATGATTTTGTGGCGGGAAACGAAGCGGCCATCCGCCCCGACGACTGCGTGGGCTGCGGCCAGTGCATGGAACTGTGCCGGTTTGATGCGGTAAAACCCGAGGGAGACATCTTTACCATTGATCCCATTGACTGCGAAGGCTGCGGGGTCTGCGTTGACCTCTGCCCGGAACAGGCCATAGACTTCCCGGAAAAAACCTGCGGCCAGTGGTTTGCCTCCCAGACCCGCTTCGGCCAGATGATCCATGCCCGTTTAGGGATCGCTGAAGAAAACTCGGGCCGGCTGGTGGCCCTGGTCAGGGAAGAGGCCCGCAAACGGGTAATGGCACAGCGCCTTGACCTGCTCATCACCGACGGTCCTCCGGGCATCGGCTGCCCCGTCATCGCCTCCATCGGCCAGGCCAACGCGGTGCTCATCGTGGCCGAGCCCACGGTTTCCGGCATCCACGACATGGAGCGTGTGGCGGACCTTGCCGCCCACTTTAAGATCAAGGCCATGGCCTGTGTAAATAAATATGATTTAAACCCCGATCAGGCCCGGGCCATTGAAAAAATTGCCAAGGAGAAAAACCTGGACCTGGTCGGGAAAATCCCCTTTGATCCGGCATTTACGGAATCCATGATTCAAGGCAGGTCCATCGTGGAAACACATCCGGACTCCCCGGCCGGCCATGCTGTCAGGGAAATCTGGACAAAGGTTATGAACAATCCGGCCATGAAGCTGGACCGGATCTGCTGA
- a CDS encoding zinc ribbon domain-containing protein, which translates to MPLYDFKCKDCNESCEILVISSAGDAPVCPACGSENLEKLMAAHSSMSGSAKPAFPGPGDTGCCGSSPGQKEGCAGPGSCCGRTF; encoded by the coding sequence ATGCCTCTTTATGATTTTAAATGCAAAGACTGCAATGAATCCTGCGAGATCCTGGTGATTTCCAGCGCCGGCGATGCACCGGTCTGCCCCGCCTGCGGAAGCGAAAACCTGGAAAAACTCATGGCGGCCCACTCCTCCATGTCCGGCAGTGCCAAACCCGCCTTTCCCGGCCCCGGAGATACGGGCTGCTGCGGCTCCTCCCCGGGCCAGAAGGAAGGCTGCGCCGGCCCTGGTTCCTGCTGCGGCAGAACCTTCTAG
- a CDS encoding NifB/NifX family molybdenum-iron cluster-binding protein, giving the protein MENGRIAVPSNGEGGLKGTRAGHFGHCDVFTLVDVKDGEIEKVSILPNQEHVQGGCMVPVNLLAENRVNALIVGGIGMRPLMGFRQVGIDVFHDDQRPEIEPVVMDLIAGNLHEIRNDQVCGGGGGH; this is encoded by the coding sequence ATGGAAAACGGAAGAATTGCAGTCCCCTCAAACGGAGAAGGCGGACTTAAAGGCACCCGGGCCGGACACTTCGGCCACTGTGATGTATTTACCCTGGTGGATGTAAAAGACGGGGAAATCGAAAAGGTCTCCATCCTTCCCAACCAGGAGCATGTCCAGGGCGGCTGCATGGTTCCCGTCAACCTGCTGGCCGAAAACAGAGTCAACGCCCTCATCGTGGGCGGTATCGGCATGCGGCCCCTCATGGGCTTCCGCCAGGTGGGTATCGACGTATTCCACGACGACCAGCGCCCCGAAATCGAACCGGTTGTCATGGACCTGATTGCAGGCAACCTCCATGAAATCCGCAACGACCAGGTCTGCGGCGGCGGTGGCGGTCATTAA
- a CDS encoding META domain-containing protein, producing MLLSGCAAVSTSPRSERDYDPQAVLDRQWQWESTITPVEKITADRPEHYTLLLKTGGKAQVRFDCNRGGGSFEISAGKLSFGPLISTRMACPPGSLDFRFAADLQRVASFFTQDNTLYLELPHDSGTMAFVPSTD from the coding sequence ATGCTGTTAAGCGGCTGTGCCGCCGTTTCGACGAGTCCCCGGAGCGAACGGGATTATGATCCCCAAGCTGTTCTGGACAGACAATGGCAGTGGGAATCAACCATCACACCTGTGGAAAAGATTACCGCTGACAGGCCAGAACACTACACCCTCCTTTTGAAAACCGGCGGCAAGGCCCAGGTCCGATTTGACTGCAACAGGGGCGGCGGATCTTTTGAAATCTCCGCCGGGAAACTCTCCTTCGGCCCCCTGATCTCGACCCGGATGGCATGTCCTCCGGGCAGCCTGGACTTCAGGTTTGCCGCTGATTTACAGCGGGTGGCCTCATTCTTCACTCAGGATAACACCCTGTATCTGGAACTTCCCCATGACAGCGGCACCATGGCATTCGTCCCTTCAACGGATTGA
- a CDS encoding transporter substrate-binding domain-containing protein, with product MKKTILAVIAVFFSLSVCFAGTTVITAASDPWPPFVDPDHPKMGISIEVVSAAFKTQGYTLEHKIIPWARAENGVKTGKIDILPNTWKTDKRMAYLMYSTPYAFNQIKFIKKKGDGFEYNGLDSLAGKKVGIMLGYGYDDAFMKSTAFKREAVSEFVTSIKKLVSGRIDLTLEDEIVAKNKISKKAPGMLDKIEFTKNSLSSKGLHVTSGLANPRHKEIIEAFNKGLEAIKADGTLAAILKGYGIE from the coding sequence ATGAAAAAAACAATTCTTGCCGTTATCGCCGTGTTTTTCAGCCTGTCCGTCTGTTTTGCCGGAACAACGGTGATCACGGCAGCCTCGGATCCCTGGCCCCCTTTTGTCGACCCGGATCATCCCAAAATGGGCATCAGCATTGAGGTGGTCTCCGCAGCCTTTAAAACCCAGGGATATACATTGGAGCATAAGATCATCCCCTGGGCCCGGGCAGAGAACGGGGTGAAAACCGGTAAAATTGATATCCTCCCCAATACCTGGAAAACGGATAAGCGTATGGCTTACCTTATGTACAGCACGCCTTACGCCTTCAATCAAATCAAATTCATCAAAAAGAAGGGGGATGGGTTTGAATACAACGGCCTTGACAGCCTCGCCGGAAAAAAGGTCGGCATCATGCTCGGATACGGATACGATGACGCATTCATGAAGTCAACGGCCTTCAAGAGGGAAGCGGTCAGCGAATTCGTGACAAGCATTAAAAAACTGGTCAGCGGGCGGATTGACCTGACCCTGGAAGATGAGATCGTTGCAAAGAATAAGATTTCCAAAAAAGCCCCCGGTATGCTGGACAAAATAGAATTTACGAAAAACTCCCTTTCCAGCAAGGGGCTCCATGTGACAAGCGGCCTTGCCAACCCCCGGCACAAAGAGATCATTGAGGCCTTTAACAAAGGGCTGGAAGCCATTAAGGCGGACGGCACACTGGCGGCGATCCTCAAAGGGTACGGCATTGAGTAA
- a CDS encoding PocR ligand-binding domain-containing protein, translated as MELTDICPLSTWEELENAIFKEFNFQGSVFNPDGIRITQVKNWSNPLCPAIKSTEKGQSYICSVAHMNMNAIAKATGATVVEECDAGFSKVVVPIIVDGEFLGVAGGCGLVSEAEGEADTFAVTKITGMDEEKVDALAKDIPVVSESKMEAAINFIESEVARLLAEHHARNLAN; from the coding sequence ATGGAACTCACCGATATCTGCCCCCTGAGCACCTGGGAAGAGTTGGAAAACGCCATATTTAAAGAATTCAATTTCCAGGGATCCGTATTCAATCCCGACGGGATCCGGATCACCCAGGTAAAGAACTGGAGCAACCCGCTCTGCCCGGCCATCAAGTCCACGGAAAAAGGCCAGAGCTATATCTGCTCCGTGGCCCATATGAACATGAATGCCATTGCCAAAGCCACCGGGGCCACCGTGGTGGAGGAATGCGACGCCGGCTTTTCAAAAGTCGTTGTACCCATCATTGTCGATGGTGAATTCCTGGGCGTTGCCGGCGGCTGCGGGCTGGTCTCCGAAGCGGAAGGCGAAGCCGACACCTTTGCCGTCACCAAAATTACGGGCATGGACGAAGAAAAGGTGGACGCCCTGGCCAAGGACATCCCCGTGGTCTCCGAATCAAAAATGGAAGCGGCCATTAACTTCATTGAATCCGAGGTGGCCCGCCTCCTGGCAGAGCACCACGCCAGAAACCTTGCCAACTAA